In Clupea harengus chromosome 1, Ch_v2.0.2, whole genome shotgun sequence, one DNA window encodes the following:
- the LOC105907868 gene encoding MAPK regulated corepressor interacting protein 2-like: MMYTITRGPSKLVTQRRTGPTQQIDNKINDFKHKQTSWTATSSPAPKIVFNGLNKKKLHTQTTPQADAQAEGFTPSHEENVKFVYEAWQEVEQQLGDGDAAAAAAAGDSGAGLGPVQYSERTPNPQLKNFVPIDLEEWWAQRFLANIANLS, from the exons ATGATGTACACAATTACAAGGGGTCCCAGCAAACTTGTTACGCAGAGGAGAACAG GTCCAACACAACAGATTGACAACAAAATAAACGACttcaagcacaaacaaacatcttGGACAGCGACAAG CTCCCCTGCACCCAAGATTGTGTTTAATGGATTAAACAAGAAgaaactccacacacaaactacaccaCAGGCAGATGCCCAGGCTGAAGGATTTACCCCCTCTCACGAAGAGAATGTCAAGTTTGTATATGAAG cctggcaggaggtggagcagcagctgggagatggagatgcagcagcagcagcagcagcaggggacTCTGGAGCAGGTCTGGGACCTGTGCAGTACTCAGAGAGGACTCCCAATCCCCAGCTGAAGA ATTTTGTGCCGATTGATCTGGAAGAGTGGTGGGCCCAGCGTTTCCTTGCCAACATTGCCAACCTCTCGTGA